One genomic window of Desulfuromonas sp. AOP6 includes the following:
- a CDS encoding YeeE/YedE thiosulfate transporter family protein has protein sequence MGFLVFADLFWAAGGHAQIEAGPVQEAASATVGLLAMKAWSPYLAGAAIGILSWFAFLLSDHPLGVSTAFAKSSGMLEKALRGEKTLQKKYYQRFEPAIDWEWMLVLGLLIGAFLSAWLSGTFSWKFIPDLWAARFGDGVLVRGLTAFVGGLLIGLGARWANGCTSGHALSGAMQLVASGWVAAAGIFVGGVVTAFVIF, from the coding sequence GTGGGGTTCCTGGTTTTTGCCGATCTGTTTTGGGCAGCCGGCGGCCATGCCCAAATCGAAGCGGGGCCAGTCCAGGAGGCCGCCTCAGCAACGGTGGGGTTGCTCGCCATGAAAGCCTGGTCCCCTTACCTGGCCGGTGCCGCCATCGGCATCCTGAGTTGGTTCGCCTTCCTGCTCTCGGACCACCCCTTGGGCGTTTCCACCGCGTTCGCCAAAAGCAGCGGCATGCTTGAAAAAGCCCTGCGCGGGGAAAAGACCTTGCAGAAAAAGTACTATCAGCGTTTCGAACCGGCAATCGACTGGGAGTGGATGCTGGTGCTCGGACTGCTGATCGGAGCCTTTTTGTCCGCCTGGCTTTCCGGCACTTTCAGCTGGAAGTTCATCCCCGACCTCTGGGCGGCCCGTTTCGGGGACGGAGTTCTGGTGCGTGGGTTGACGGCTTTTGTCGGCGGCCTGCTGATCGGTCTCGGTGCGCGCTGGGCCAACGGCTGTACCAGCGGTCATGCCCTGAGCGGGGCCATGCAGCTGGTTGCCAGCGGTTGGGTGGCCGCAGCTGGTATCTTTGTCGGCGGCGTGGTGACGGCCTTTGTCATATTTTGA
- a CDS encoding YeeE/YedE thiosulfate transporter family protein gives MLQKLHEQRQVQLLLGLIMGIFFGFFLQKGQVTQYDVIMGQLLLKDFTVVKVILTAIVVGMLGIYPLKRLGLVQLHPKPGSIGSTVLGSLIFGIGFALLGYCPGTAVGAVGQGSLDALWGGVTGILVGAALYSVIYPFVEKYILDLGSFGEVTLQELFHVSEVKMMLGMSLFILALFALLEFTGF, from the coding sequence ATGCTGCAAAAACTGCATGAACAGCGGCAGGTTCAGTTGCTGCTCGGTCTTATCATGGGGATCTTTTTCGGATTCTTCCTGCAGAAAGGACAGGTGACCCAATACGACGTCATCATGGGGCAGCTGCTGTTAAAAGATTTTACCGTTGTCAAGGTGATCCTTACGGCCATTGTGGTGGGAATGCTCGGGATTTATCCGCTGAAGCGCCTGGGACTGGTGCAGCTGCACCCCAAGCCGGGGTCGATCGGGTCGACGGTGTTAGGCAGCCTGATCTTCGGCATCGGTTTCGCCCTGCTCGGTTATTGCCCGGGTACTGCCGTTGGCGCTGTCGGCCAGGGCTCCCTTGATGCCCTGTGGGGAGGTGTGACCGGTATCCTGGTCGGCGCCGCCTTGTACAGTGTTATCTATCCCTTCGTCGAAAAGTATATTCTGGACCTGGGCTCCTTCGGCGAGGTCACTCTGCAGGAGCTCTTTCATGTCAGCGAGGTTAAGATGATGCTGGGTATGTCCCTGTTTATTCTTGCTTTATTCGCCCTGTTGGAATTTACCGGCTTTTGA
- a CDS encoding PQQ-dependent sugar dehydrogenase, whose product MAILRFQVGLIFGVFFLLASMCPATAETVTSQKHRFRVVTVVEGLEHPWGLTFLPDGGMLVTERPGRLRLIREGSLDPQPVEGLPAIAAKGQGGLLDVALHPDFAQNKLVYVSYAAAGEGGIGTEVARGRLIGHRLEEVQTIFRLQPKSDRGIHFGSRLVFDRAGYLFITLGDRGEMARAQQGDDHAGSVIRLHDDGRVPADNPFKSLSGWKPEIYSIGHRNVQGAALHPQTGELWAHEHGPQGGDEINIIRAGNNYGWPVITYGVNYGLGTRIGMGTHQEGMIQPLHTWVPTSIAPSGMTFYEGDRFVRWRGDLFVGALREQMLVRLRFDGTRVVEEEHLLKEALGRIRDVRSGPDGYLYLLTDHRKGALVRLEPLGGEE is encoded by the coding sequence ATGGCAATTCTAAGGTTTCAAGTCGGTTTAATCTTCGGCGTGTTTTTCCTGTTGGCATCCATGTGTCCGGCCACCGCAGAAACCGTCACCAGCCAGAAACACCGCTTTCGGGTGGTAACGGTGGTGGAGGGGTTGGAGCATCCCTGGGGCCTAACGTTTCTTCCGGACGGCGGCATGCTGGTCACCGAACGGCCGGGTCGCCTACGTCTCATTCGGGAGGGAAGCCTGGATCCACAGCCAGTGGAGGGCTTGCCGGCCATCGCTGCCAAAGGGCAGGGTGGGCTGCTGGACGTGGCTCTGCATCCGGACTTCGCCCAAAACAAGCTGGTTTATGTTTCCTATGCGGCCGCTGGCGAAGGAGGCATCGGTACGGAGGTCGCCCGTGGCCGCCTGATTGGTCATCGGCTGGAGGAGGTGCAAACGATTTTCCGCCTGCAGCCCAAGTCCGACCGGGGCATCCATTTCGGCTCCCGCCTGGTGTTTGACCGGGCTGGCTATCTTTTCATCACGCTCGGTGATCGGGGGGAGATGGCGCGGGCTCAACAAGGGGATGACCATGCCGGTTCGGTGATCCGCCTGCACGATGACGGCCGGGTCCCCGCCGACAATCCCTTTAAAAGCCTTTCCGGCTGGAAACCGGAAATCTATTCTATCGGACATCGCAACGTGCAGGGGGCGGCTCTGCACCCGCAAACCGGCGAGTTGTGGGCCCATGAACACGGCCCCCAGGGTGGGGACGAGATCAACATCATCCGGGCGGGAAACAACTACGGCTGGCCCGTCATCACCTACGGGGTCAATTATGGTCTGGGGACCCGCATCGGCATGGGAACGCATCAAGAGGGCATGATCCAGCCTCTGCACACTTGGGTGCCCACCTCCATCGCGCCGTCGGGGATGACATTCTACGAGGGCGACCGTTTTGTGCGCTGGCGGGGAGATCTGTTTGTCGGAGCCTTGCGTGAACAGATGCTGGTGCGTCTGCGTTTCGACGGCACCCGCGTGGTCGAAGAGGAGCATCTGCTTAAAGAAGCCCTGGGCCGAATTCGTGATGTTCGGTCGGGACCGGACGGCTATCTTTATCTTCTGACGGATCACCGCAAGGGTGCGCTGGTTCGGCTGGAACCGCTTGGTGGGGAGGAGTAG
- a CDS encoding type II toxin-antitoxin system RelE/ParE family toxin, whose translation MSAVTLRITRNFSRNLNEIEAFLRKVDAPEAFSGLLDDLFDEVLPALEVFPNMGADFFRHPTTCRETRVRANNLRQRLGPGTLLLELIRGDYLLLYACRKGELFLLAIRHHRQVSFDFSDHWPN comes from the coding sequence ATGAGCGCCGTCACCTTACGAATAACCCGCAACTTTTCCCGCAATCTCAACGAAATCGAGGCGTTTCTGCGCAAGGTGGATGCGCCTGAGGCCTTTAGCGGACTCCTCGACGATCTTTTCGACGAGGTCTTGCCCGCCCTCGAAGTCTTTCCCAACATGGGTGCCGATTTTTTTCGCCATCCGACGACTTGCCGGGAAACCCGGGTACGGGCAAACAACCTTCGCCAACGTCTGGGGCCAGGGACTCTTCTGCTTGAATTGATCCGCGGGGACTACCTGCTGCTTTACGCCTGCCGCAAGGGGGAGCTGTTTCTTCTCGCTATCCGCCATCACCGCCAGGTATCCTTTGACTTCTCCGACCATTGGCCGAATTGA
- a CDS encoding type II toxin-antitoxin system Phd/YefM family antitoxin, with translation MPITSKDIVPLKEMRARLTELADEACAGREKIITRNGKAYVALIDARRLDYYHRLERENIHLGLLDEATRGWDDVEEGNLLTVAELKSRYSRGK, from the coding sequence ATGCCCATTACAAGCAAGGATATTGTGCCTCTAAAGGAAATGCGGGCGCGGCTGACCGAACTGGCCGACGAGGCCTGTGCGGGGCGTGAGAAAATCATTACCCGCAACGGCAAGGCCTATGTGGCCCTGATTGACGCCCGTCGACTCGATTACTATCACCGGCTGGAGCGGGAAAATATTCACCTGGGGCTGCTGGACGAGGCAACGCGGGGATGGGACGACGTGGAAGAGGGCAACCTGCTGACGGTGGCCGAGCTCAAGAGCCGTTACAGCCGGGGCAAATGA
- a CDS encoding 4-oxalocrotonate tautomerase family protein — protein MPYVNIKITREGATAEQKAQLIAGATQLLVDVLGKNPATTVVVIDEVDTDNWGIAGETVTSRRKVGK, from the coding sequence ATGCCCTACGTCAACATTAAAATCACCCGCGAAGGCGCTACCGCCGAACAGAAGGCGCAGCTGATCGCCGGCGCCACCCAACTGCTGGTCGACGTGCTGGGAAAAAATCCGGCCACAACCGTCGTCGTTATCGACGAAGTGGACACGGACAACTGGGGGATCGCCGGAGAAACGGTCACTTCCCGGCGCAAAGTGGGGAAATAA
- a CDS encoding YbfB/YjiJ family MFS transporter produces MSLIKTHLLNATTRIVCKGMPPSIKLSHMATTPARPKSTPHPAKASLRVLLGGMLGMAVAMGLGRFVFTPIIPLMQRDLGLTHGLAGWLAGLNYLGYLIGALLCSFMPQLARNRLVGLSALLVTIIGTALMAMTQTGLVWGLLRLAAGIASALLFIIISVEVAEALGRRGHLHWIGALYGGIGFGIALSGSLVPLFDWGWGWQGAWIGSGLIAALLALIGMAIGRETAPPEAANAVATPAGRLNRTLWPLAAAYFCEGLGYIVSATFLVSIIAETDGLAFFAPYSWVAVGLAAIPSTLFWPWLARRFGARVALLLAYGLQASGILVCIWAESVLTVLFAAVSFGGTFLGIVALVMAEGGRRAPGSQQRIAAVLTACFGIGQILGPPIAGVLADLRHGFALPLLLAAATVVVGALFIAIDRSFQKP; encoded by the coding sequence ATGTCGCTGATAAAAACTCACCTGCTCAACGCCACCACAAGAATCGTTTGCAAGGGCATGCCGCCTTCCATTAAGCTGTCACACATGGCGACCACACCGGCAAGACCAAAATCAACTCCGCACCCGGCTAAGGCCTCCCTCCGAGTGCTCCTGGGCGGCATGCTCGGCATGGCCGTGGCCATGGGACTGGGGCGCTTTGTCTTCACCCCCATCATCCCCCTCATGCAGCGCGATCTCGGCCTTACCCATGGCTTGGCGGGGTGGCTGGCGGGCCTGAACTATCTCGGCTATCTCATCGGTGCCCTGCTTTGCTCCTTCATGCCCCAGCTGGCGCGCAACCGCCTCGTCGGCCTCAGCGCCCTGTTGGTGACCATCATCGGCACAGCGCTGATGGCCATGACGCAGACCGGGCTGGTCTGGGGTCTGCTGCGTCTGGCGGCCGGCATTGCCAGCGCCCTGCTCTTCATCATCATTTCCGTCGAAGTGGCCGAGGCCCTCGGACGCCGGGGACACCTGCACTGGATCGGCGCCCTCTATGGCGGCATCGGTTTCGGCATCGCCCTGAGCGGCAGCCTCGTCCCCCTGTTTGACTGGGGCTGGGGTTGGCAGGGGGCCTGGATAGGAAGCGGCCTGATAGCCGCCTTGCTGGCGCTGATCGGCATGGCCATCGGGCGCGAAACCGCGCCGCCGGAAGCGGCCAACGCGGTGGCGACACCGGCCGGTCGACTCAATCGCACCCTCTGGCCCCTGGCAGCCGCTTACTTCTGTGAAGGACTGGGCTACATTGTCTCGGCCACTTTCCTGGTTTCGATCATTGCCGAAACCGACGGTCTCGCCTTCTTCGCCCCCTACAGCTGGGTGGCGGTAGGGCTGGCGGCCATCCCGTCGACCCTTTTCTGGCCCTGGCTGGCCCGCCGTTTCGGCGCCCGGGTTGCTCTGCTGCTGGCCTACGGCCTGCAGGCCTCCGGCATTCTCGTCTGCATCTGGGCCGAAAGCGTACTGACGGTGCTCTTTGCCGCCGTCTCTTTCGGCGGCACCTTTCTGGGGATCGTCGCCCTGGTCATGGCCGAAGGCGGGCGCCGCGCCCCCGGCAGCCAGCAGCGCATCGCCGCCGTCCTCACCGCCTGCTTCGGCATCGGTCAGATCCTGGGGCCACCCATTGCCGGGGTACTGGCCGACCTGCGCCACGGCTTCGCCCTTCCCCTGCTGCTGGCGGCCGCCACCGTTGTGGTCGGCGCCTTGTTCATCGCCATCGACCGTTCTTTTCAGAAACCCTGA